Genomic window ([Empedobacter] haloabium):
GAGCGCTTTGGCGCCGACCTGGACCTGCTCGATATCTACGAAGCGGCCTCGCTGGCCGGGATTGAGGAATTGCTCCGTGACCGCTGCTGCATCTGAACAGGCCTTCTACCTGCGCCAAAGCGCCAACACCGACCCGGGACCGTATGCAGGCCTGCTCGACAGCGCCGGGAACGACGTCGAGCAGGTGTTCGCGGCGGCCCGCAACGTGGTGGAACACCACGCGGGCCTGAACAGCGAGCGGATCGGCCATGAACGCCTCGTCGAACTCGATATCTATACCGTGCGCGAGTTGCTGGGGCGCGTGGCCGGGCGCGGCGTGGACGACCTGCGCAGGCCGATTCCATTGCAGGACAAGGTGGTCGGCAACTGCCTGAACATCTCCAAGCTGGCCTGCGCGATGCTGCGCCAGCGCGGCGTGCCGGCACGCCTGCGCTATGCCTACTGCAGTTACTTCTATCCGGATTTCGCGCACGAACAGACGCTGGTGGAGTACTGGGACGACGGCCGCGGGCGCTGGTTGCGTGGCGATGCGTCGATGAACCGTCCGGTACTCGAAGCGCTCGGCAACACCGTGCGGATCGACCTGCGCGATGTCGCGCCCGAGCTGTCGTTGCCGATTGCCCAGGTGTGGCAGGCGTGCCGCACCGGGCAGGCCGATTTTGCCGGCTTTGGCGCCTCGGTCGAGAACCGCAAGCGCGCCGGTGCCGGCAATGTGGCACTGAAGATGCTGCAGGACCTGGCCTGCCTGAATCACGTGGAAATGATGCCCTGGGACTTCGCCGCACCGTCGGCGCGCTTCCTGCGCTCGCGCCATCTGGACCTGGCGGCCTTCGACGCGCTGGCCGCGCTGATGCTGGAGGGCGACTGGCGCGACTTGTTGTACGTGAACGGCCGACTGCCGTTTTTTGCGATACCGCGCCGCGTGTTGCGGCGCAGCCCCTACACGGGATGCAGTGTAACTCTGGTAAAGGATGGAATATGGAACACGCAATGAACGACCAAATGATTGCCATCGTGCGCTCGCTGTACACCGACGTGTTCGACACCGGCAACTGCCCGGCCGTCGACAGTCACTACCACGACGACGCGATCTGCCACTTCAACGGCAAGGACCTGAGCATCCAGTCGCTGAAGGCGTCGATGTGCGACTTCGTCGCCGCCCATACGGATATCGAGACCAGGATCGAATCGGTTTTCGCCAGCGGCGACCGCACGTTCGCGCGGCTGACGCGCAGCGTGACCGACAAGGAGACCGGTGTGCGGCGCCACATCCAGCTGATGGTGGAAAAGCGCTTTGTCGGCAACAAGGTGCAGGAACTGTGGTTCATGGTCGATGACGACCAGTACCGGACGACCTGGGACCGTTGAGATGACCGGACTAGCGCAGATGGACCACCGCATCGCAGTCATCGGGACGGCGCTGGCCCTGCCGGGCGCCGACTCGCTGGCCGGATTCGAGCGCATGACGTTCGACGCCGCCGATGCCTTCTCGGCGCCGCCCGGCGCGGCCGCGGCCGGCGAGAACTGGGTCGACCGGGCCGCCTATCTGGACGACTGGTCCGGGTTCGACTACCGCCTGTTCGGATTGTCGCTGCGCGACAGCGTCATCATCGATCCACAGCAGCGCCTGTTCCTGCAGCACTGCTGGAAGGCCATCGAGGCTGCCGGCTACAATCCGATGGCGCTGCCCGGGCGCGGCGCCGTGTTCTCGACCGCCTCCGACAGCGACTTCGTGCAGCTGGCGCGCGCCGCGGCGGACGATGCCGGCAACTATCATCCGTTCGAGATCGAAATCGGCTCGAACAAGGAGCAGCAGGCCCTGCGCGTGTCGCACGTGCTGAATCTGCGCGGCCCCAGCTTCGGCGTGCAGTCGGCCTGCTCCAGCGGCCTGCTGGTGCTGCACACGGCCATGCAGTCGCTGGCGCTGCGCGACTGCGACGTGGCCCTGGCAGGCGGCGCCTGCCTGCCATTCCCGCTGCACCAGGGTTATGAATATCGTCCCGGCATGAACCTGTCGCGCAGCGGCGTGATTCGCTCGTTCGACCAGGATGCCGACGGCATGGTGCCGGGCTTCGGCTGCGTCGTGTTCGTGCTGAAGCGGCTGGAGGACGCCGTCAGCGACCGCGATCCGATCCTGGCGGTGCTGGCCGCGAGCGCCGTGAACAACGACGGCAGCAACAAGGCCAGCTACGTGGCGCCCAGTTCGTCGGCGGTGGCCGAGAACCTGCAGGCGCTTCTGCGCAAGGGCGGCCTTGAGCCCGGGGCCATCGATTTCGTCGAGGCGCACGGTTCCGGTACCTACATCGGCGACGTGATCGAGGCGGCGGCACTGCGCCAGGTGTTTCGCGCCAGCTCGCGCGCGGCGGGCGGCACGGCCGTGGCCTCGGCCAAGGCCTCGGTTGGCCACCTCGACACCGTGGCCGGGCTGGTCGGCCTGCTGCGCACGATTGTCCAGATCGGCCGCGGCAGTATCGCGCCCGCGGCCAATTTCAGCGTGCTCAATCCACGCATCAGTTTCGACGGCACGCCCTTGTTCGTGCCGACGGCGGCGGCCCCCGTCGGCCAGCCGCTCACCGCGATCGTCAACGCGCTCGGTATCGGCGGCACCAATTGCGCACTGCTGGTGCAGTCGGCGCCGCCGGCACCGGCAGCGCAAGGTGCGGCCGGTGCCGTGTTGCCGGTACGCGTCGGTGCCAGCAGCAAGGAACGCCTGCGCGCGGCCGTCGCGCGTGCCGGCGCCGCGCTGGCCAGCACCCAGGCCGGGTTCGAGGCGCTCGTGTTCACGCTGAACCGGCGTGCCCGCGGCAAGCCGTTCGTGGCGCATTTCGCCGGCGCCGACGCGGCCGCCCTGGCAGCCCAGCTGGCCGCCTTCGACGGCGCGGCGCTGCCCGTTTCCGCGCCCGAGCCGGCGCCGGGCCCGGGGCCGCGCGCCGTCGACCTGGGCTGGAGCGAAATCGATCCGCAGGCACGGGTCGGCCTGCCGCAAGCGGCCGCCGTCGCGGCACCGGCTGCCGCCGCCGATGCCGCTGCCGATGCCGCCCAGCGCCTGCGCGCGATCTGGCAGGCGGCCCTGCTGCTGCAGGACGTGACGCCGCAAACCTCGTTCCGCGACGCCGGCGGGCATTCGATGCTGGCACTGACGATGCTCGACGATATCAATGGGGCGTTCGGCACGCAACATGACCTGGACTGGATCGACCAGCACGACCGCTTCGACCAGCAGCTGGCCGCGCTCGAGGCGCCGGCCGGGCCGGCACAGGCGGGCCGCCTGGTCAAGCTGGTCCGCGCCGCGCAGGGCACGCCGCGGCTGCGCCTGGTGCTGGTGCATGCCAGTATCTCGGGCTACGAAACCTACCGGCCGCTCGCGGCCCAGCTGGCGCCCGACATCGAATTGCTGGCGATCGATTCGCATAACCTGTATGCGGACGAGGGCCAACTGATCCGCGATGGCGCCGAGCTGGCCGCGCTGTATGCCAGCCAGTTGCGCGCGGCGTTGCTCGAGCGCTCGGTGCCGTTATGCCTGGGTGGCTGGTCGCTGGGCGGCATGCTGGCCGACCTGATGGCGCCGCTGCTGGCACCGCACTATCGGCTGTGCGGCACCGTGGCGATCGACTCGGTGGTGTACCGCGAGGAGCATGCGGCGCTGTTCGCCGACAGCGCGTTGGCCTATTTCATGGATCAGGGCAGCCTGCTGGCCGAGCGCTTCGAGGCCGACCAGCTGCAGCGCCAGGCGCGCCGACTGCAACAGGTGTTCGCCGCGGAGCGGGCGATGGCACGCGCATTCGTGCCGGGCTCGCTGGGCCTGCCGTTCCTGAACATCGTGGCGATCGGTACCCGCAAGCCGCTGGCCGATGCGGCGCTGCTGCAGGCGTTCGACCGCGCCAAGAACGATAACGGCTGGCGGCGCCAGGCCGATGAGCCGATCGTGCGCATCGACGCCGACCACGTCCAGATCGTCGACCCGGCCCACCTGGCAATGATCGCCCTGCACATCAACCGTTTCACGAGGTCCGCATGTACTACCACGTCATCCTGATGCGTTTCGCGCCGGCCGTCACGGCGCAGCAGGCCGAGCACGCGCTGCACGCGCTGGGCCAGTTGCGCACGCAGATTCCGCAGATCCTGTCCTATTCCTACGGGCCGAACGATCCCGCCAACCCGCATCAGCGCGGCTTTGGTCACGGATTCGTGATGGGCTTCGCGGGACGGGCGGAGCGTGACGCCTACCAGCAGCATCCGGCGCACCTGGACTTCATCGGCACCTGCCTGGAGCCGCTGCTCGAGGACGCCGCCGTGTTCGATTTCGACGACCTGGGCGGCCGGGCATGAGCGCGCTCGTGCACGAACCGCTGGCGGTCGTCGGGATGGCCTGCACGCTGCCCGGCGCGCCCGACTACCAGGCGTACTGGGATGCCCTGGCCGACGGTGCGGCGGCACTGCGGCCTGACCTGGCGTATGCCGAACTGTTCGATCCGGCGCGCTACGGCGTCAGCGAGCAGGAAGCCCGCATCATGGATCCGCAATGCCGGCAGTTCCTGATGCTGGCGGAAGCCGCGTTCGCGGATGCCGGTTACCTGCGTGGCCAAGGCATGGGCAGGGTCGGGGTGGTCGCCGCCCAGGCCTGCAACGGAACCTACCACGACTATCTTGCGACGCTGGCCGCGCGCGGGCATATCGCGCCGTTGCCGGCGCTGCTGGAGAACGTCAACCGCGGCAGCGATTTCCTGGCCACGCGGGTCAGCTATACCTTCGACCTGAACGGACCGGCGTTCAACCTGCAAAGCGGTTGCTCATCGTCGCTGGTGGCGGTCAGCGAGGCCTGCCACCTGTTGTGGAGCGGCCGCTGCGACGCCGTGCTGGCCGGCGGTGTGGCGATCACTTTTCCCCTCGATGCGGGCTATGAATACCAGCCCGGGTCGATCTACTCCGAGGGCGGCGTATGCCGACCGTTCGATGCGCGCGCCGATGGGACGGTACCGGCCAGCGGCGGCGGGGCAGTGCTGATCAAGCCGCTGGCACACGCGCTGCGTGACGGCGACAGCATCCACGCGCTGGTGCGCGCGGCCGGCGTCAACAACGACGGCGCGCGCAAGGTCAGCTTCGCGGCACCCTCCAGCGACGGCCAGCTGGCGTTGTTGCGCGAGACCTACGCGGCCTCTGGCGTGGCACCGGCGCAGCTGGCGTTCGTCGAGTGCCATGCCACCGGGACGGTCGTCGGCGATCCGATCGAAGTGCGGGCATTGCGCCGCCTGGTCGAATCGTATCCGCCAGCGCAACCGCACCGGCCCATCCTGCTGGGCTCGGTCAAGGGGCATATCGGCCACCTGTTCTGGTCGTCCGGGATTGCCTCGCTCGTCAAGGCCGTGCTGGCGCTCGAGCGCGGCTACTACCCGGGCACGGCCAACCTGGACACGCCCAATCCCTTGCTGAAGCTGGATGATTCGCCGTTCGCGGTGGCCGCCA
Coding sequences:
- a CDS encoding ester cyclase, which encodes MNDQMIAIVRSLYTDVFDTGNCPAVDSHYHDDAICHFNGKDLSIQSLKASMCDFVAAHTDIETRIESVFASGDRTFARLTRSVTDKETGVRRHIQLMVEKRFVGNKVQELWFMVDDDQYRTTWDR
- a CDS encoding Dabb family protein, translated to MYYHVILMRFAPAVTAQQAEHALHALGQLRTQIPQILSYSYGPNDPANPHQRGFGHGFVMGFAGRAERDAYQQHPAHLDFIGTCLEPLLEDAAVFDFDDLGGRA
- a CDS encoding transglutaminase domain-containing protein; this translates as MTAAASEQAFYLRQSANTDPGPYAGLLDSAGNDVEQVFAAARNVVEHHAGLNSERIGHERLVELDIYTVRELLGRVAGRGVDDLRRPIPLQDKVVGNCLNISKLACAMLRQRGVPARLRYAYCSYFYPDFAHEQTLVEYWDDGRGRWLRGDASMNRPVLEALGNTVRIDLRDVAPELSLPIAQVWQACRTGQADFAGFGASVENRKRAGAGNVALKMLQDLACLNHVEMMPWDFAAPSARFLRSRHLDLAAFDALAALMLEGDWRDLLYVNGRLPFFAIPRRVLRRSPYTGCSVTLVKDGIWNTQ
- a CDS encoding beta-ketoacyl synthase N-terminal-like domain-containing protein; the encoded protein is MTGLAQMDHRIAVIGTALALPGADSLAGFERMTFDAADAFSAPPGAAAAGENWVDRAAYLDDWSGFDYRLFGLSLRDSVIIDPQQRLFLQHCWKAIEAAGYNPMALPGRGAVFSTASDSDFVQLARAAADDAGNYHPFEIEIGSNKEQQALRVSHVLNLRGPSFGVQSACSSGLLVLHTAMQSLALRDCDVALAGGACLPFPLHQGYEYRPGMNLSRSGVIRSFDQDADGMVPGFGCVVFVLKRLEDAVSDRDPILAVLAASAVNNDGSNKASYVAPSSSAVAENLQALLRKGGLEPGAIDFVEAHGSGTYIGDVIEAAALRQVFRASSRAAGGTAVASAKASVGHLDTVAGLVGLLRTIVQIGRGSIAPAANFSVLNPRISFDGTPLFVPTAAAPVGQPLTAIVNALGIGGTNCALLVQSAPPAPAAQGAAGAVLPVRVGASSKERLRAAVARAGAALASTQAGFEALVFTLNRRARGKPFVAHFAGADAAALAAQLAAFDGAALPVSAPEPAPGPGPRAVDLGWSEIDPQARVGLPQAAAVAAPAAAADAAADAAQRLRAIWQAALLLQDVTPQTSFRDAGGHSMLALTMLDDINGAFGTQHDLDWIDQHDRFDQQLAALEAPAGPAQAGRLVKLVRAAQGTPRLRLVLVHASISGYETYRPLAAQLAPDIELLAIDSHNLYADEGQLIRDGAELAALYASQLRAALLERSVPLCLGGWSLGGMLADLMAPLLAPHYRLCGTVAIDSVVYREEHAALFADSALAYFMDQGSLLAERFEADQLQRQARRLQQVFAAERAMARAFVPGSLGLPFLNIVAIGTRKPLADAALLQAFDRAKNDNGWRRQADEPIVRIDADHVQIVDPAHLAMIALHINRFTRSACTTTSS